Proteins co-encoded in one Myotis daubentonii chromosome 8, mMyoDau2.1, whole genome shotgun sequence genomic window:
- the ZCCHC3 gene encoding zinc finger CCHC domain-containing protein 3, which produces MATGGGPEEERQRGRPQLLAPARPAARAEEKEGGREKLGWAQVVKNLAGKKGEFRESRPPRREDESGGGAGGALGAPAGLAAADLGDFPPASRGDPKGRRREPAGEAADPRPKKGAGEAGRRKKAEGVAMATPSRLGAADDPAEESPAEEPGAETGAVAAAAGSAAGPGKGRFLVRICFQGDESACPTRDFVVGALILRSIGMEPGDIYAVIQIPGSREFDVSFRSAEKLALFLRVYEEKREREDCWDNFVVLGRSRSSLKTLFILFRNETVDVEDIVTWLKRHCDVLAVPVKVTDRFGIWTGEYKCEIELRQGEGGVRHLPGAFFLGAERGYSWYKGQPKTCFKCGSRTHLSGSCTQDRCFRCGEEGHLSPYCRKGIVCNLCGKRGHAFAQCPKAVHNSVAPPLPGVAGH; this is translated from the coding sequence ATGGCCACCGGCGGCGGCCCCGAGGAGGAGCGGCAGCGGGGGCGCCCGCAGCTGCTGGCCCCCGCGCGCCCCGCGGCCCGCGCCGAGGAGAAGGAGGGCGGCCGCGAGAAGCTGGGCTGGGCCCAGGTGGTGAAGAACCTGGCCGGGAAGAAGGGCGAGTTCCGCGAGTCGCGGCCGCCGCGGCGCGAGGACGagagcggcggcggcgcgggcggcgcgCTGGGCGCCCCGGCGGGCCTGGCGGCGGCGGACCTCGGCGACTTCCCCCCGGCCAGTCGCGGGGACCCGAAGGGCCGCCGGAGAGAGCCGGCCGGCGAGGCGGCGGACCCCCGCCCGAAGAAAGGCGCCGGGGAGGCGGGCCGGAGGAAGAAGGCCGAGGGGGTGGCCATGGCGACCCCGTCCCGGCTCGGCGCGGCCGACGACCCGGCGGAGGAGTCCCCCGCGGAGGAGCCGGGGGCGGAGACgggggcggtggcggcggcggcgggctccGCGGCCGGCCCCGGCAAGGGCCGCTTTCTCGTGCGCATCTGTTTCCAGGGCGACGAGAGCGCCTGCCCCACCCGGGACTTCGTGGTGGGCGCGCTCATCCTGCGCTCCATCGGCATGGAGCCCGGCGACATCTACGCCGTCATCCAGATCCCCGGCAGCCGCGAGTTCGACGTGAGCTTCCGCTCGGCCGAGAAGCTGGCCCTGTTCCTGCGCGTCTACGAGGAGAAGCGCGAGCGGGAGGACTGCTGGGACAACTTCGTGGTGCTGGGGCGCAGCCGGTCCAGCCTGAAGACGCTCTTCATCCTCTTCCGCAACGAGACGGTGGACGTGGAGGACATCGTGACCTGGCTCAAGCGCCACTGCGATGTGCTGGCCGTGCCCGTGAAGGTGACCGACAGGTTCGGGATCTGGACCGGGGAGTACAAGTGTGAGATCGAGCTGCGCCAGGGCGAGGGCGGCGTCCGGCACCTGCCAGGGGCCTTCTTTCTGGGGGCCGAGCGGGGCTACAGCTGGTACAAGGGGCAGCCCAAGACGTGCTTTAAATGTGGTTCCCGGACCCACCTGAGCGGCAGCTGCACGCAGGACAGGTGCTTCaggtgcggggaggaggggcacCTGAGCCCTTACTGCCGAAAGGGCATCGTGTGCAACCTCTGTGGCAAGCGGGGGCACGCCTTCGCCCAGTGTCCCAAAGCGGTTCACAATTCCGTGGCACCTCCGCTGCCCGGTGTGGCCGGGCACTGA